Proteins encoded by one window of Arachis hypogaea cultivar Tifrunner chromosome 1, arahy.Tifrunner.gnm2.J5K5, whole genome shotgun sequence:
- the LOC140172847 gene encoding CBL-interacting protein kinase 5-like isoform X2 codes for MEDRGGTILMKRYEVGRMLGQGNFAKVYHARNLKTGQSVAIKVLNKDMVMKFGMAEQIKREISVMRLVRHPNIVHLYEVMASKTKICFVMEYVKGGELFDKVSLGRLKEDLARKYFQQLMDAIDLCHSRGVYHRDLKPENLLLDENGNLKVTDFGLSALTESRKSDGLLHTTCGTPAYVAPEVIRKKGYDGAKADIWSCGVILYVLLAGYLPFRDKNLIEMYRKIAKADFKCPQWFPVDAKRLLYRILDPNPITRVTIPRIMESRWFQKGYEHNALSHLPPLSPRWGGDDCSSDVEAAFAFTYSSSSSFSYSGEDDEEVVVPMKLYRFNAFDIIALSSGFDLSGLFEKDNSQKQHAMFITRMPPAVIASKLEEIGQMDNSFKVMRNNGVVRLEKRNTKGTSQLSIDTEIFQVTDSFHVVEINKVLLQI; via the exons ATGGAGGACAGAGGAGGAACCATTCTGATGAAAAGGTATGAGGTGGGGCGTATGCTTGGGCAAGGAAACTTTGCAAAAGTTTACCATGCAAGGAACCTCAAGACCGGGCAGAGTGTTGCCATCAAAGTCCTTAACAAGGATATGGTGATGAAGTTTGGCATGGCTGAGCAAATCAAGCGTGAAATCTCGGTGATGCGGCTCGTGAGGCACCCCAACATTGTGCATCTCTACGAGGTGATGGCAAGCAAGACCAAGATATGCTTTGTGATGGAATATGTCAAAGGTGGTGAGCTTTTTGACAAGGTGTCCCTAGGGAGGTTGAAAGAAGACCTGGCCAGAAAATATTTCCAGCAATTGATGGATGCCATTGATCTTTGCCACAGCAGAGGAGTGTATCACCGCGACCTCAAGCCGGAGAACCTTCTCTTGGACGAAAATGGGAACCTCAAGGTCACAGACTTCGGCTTGAGCGCCTTGACAGAGAGCAGAAAGAGTGACGGCCTTCTTCACACAACTTGTGGAACTCCGGCCTATGTGGCTCCAGAGGTGATTAGGAAGAAAGGCTACGACGGAGCCAAGGCAGATATTTGGTCTTGTGGCGTGATTCTTTATGTTCTGTTGGCTGGATATCTTCCTTTCCGGGATAAGAATCTCATTGAAATGTATAGAAAGATTGCCAAAGCAGATTTCAAGTGCCCTCAATGGTTCCCTGTTGATGCTAAAAGGCTTCTCTACAGGATTCTTGATCCTAATCCAATAACCAGAGTTACTATTCCCAGAATCATGGAGAGTAGATGGTTCCAAAAGGGGTATGAGCACAATGCATTATCCCATCTCCCACCTTTGTCCCCAAGATGGGGTGGTGATGACTGTAGCTCCGATGTTGAGGCTGCATTTGCATTTAcctactcctcctcctcctccttctcctacTCAGGAGAAGACGATGAAGAAGTAGTAGTTCCCATGAAGCTGTATCGCTTCAATGCGTTTGATATCATAGCACTTTCCTCAGGGTTTGATCTCTCTGGCTTGTTTGAGAAAGATAACAGTCAGAAACAACATGCAATGTTTATAACAAGAATGCCACCGGCAGTGATTGCATCAAAGCTGGAGGAGATAGGACAGATGGATAATAGTTTCAAGGTGATGAGGAATAATGGAGTTGTTAGGTTGGAAAAAAGAAATACAAAGGGAACCAGCCAACTCAGCATAGATACAGAAATTTTTCAAGTTACAGACTCCTTTCATGTTGTTGAGATCAACAAG GTATTGTTACAAATATAA
- the LOC112706809 gene encoding PHD finger protein Alfin1, translating into MEGIPHPLPRTVEEVFSDFKGRRAGLIKALTTDVDKFYQQCDPDKENLCLYGFPNETWEVNLPVEEVPPELPEPALGINFARDGMQEKDWLSLVAVHSDSWLLAVAFYFGARFGFGKNERKRLFQMINDLPTIFEIVTGSAKQSKDQPAAHNNGNKSKSSGKMSRQSENQAKGVKMSAPPKEEDDSGEEEEDDDEQGATCGACGDNYGNDEFWICCDMCERWFHGKCVKITPAKAEHIKQYKCPSCSNKRARV; encoded by the exons ATGGAAGGGATACCGCACCCACTACCCAGAACTGTTGAGGAGGTTTTCAGCGACTTTAAGGGCAGGCGAGCTGGATTGATCAAAGCCCTAACCActg ATGTTGATAAGTTCTACCAGCAGTGCGATCCTG ACAAGGAGAATTTGTGTCTATATGGATTTCCGAATGAAACGTGGGAAGTGAATTTGCCTGTTGAGGAAGTGCCTCCTGAACTTCCTGAGCCAGCATTAGGTATCAACTTTGCCAGAGATGGCATgcaagagaaggattggttatcACTAGTTGCAGTTCACAGTGACTCATGGCTGCTTGCTGTTGCTTTCTATTTTGGTGCTCGCTTTGGATTTGGCAAGAATGAAAG GAAAAGGCTTTTCCAGATGATCAATGATCTGCCAACTATCTTTGAAATTGTTACAGGAAGTGCCAAGCAATCAAAGGATCAACCAGCTGCTCACAACAATGGTAACAAAAGCAAATCAAGTGGAAAGATG TCCCGTCAATCTGAGAATCAGGCCAAAGGAGTGAAGATGTCTGCACCACCGAAAGAAGAGGATGATagtggagaagaggaagaagatgacgATGAACAAGGTGCGACATGTGGTGCCTGTGGCGATAATTATGGGAATGATGAATTCTGGATTTGTTGTGATATGTGCGAGAGATGGTTCCATGGCAAATGTGTTAAAATTACTCCCGCCAAGGCTGAGCACATCAAGCAATACAAGTGCCCAAGTTGCAGTAACAAGAGGGCTAGAGTTTGA
- the LOC112706805 gene encoding 2-C-methyl-D-erythritol 4-phosphate cytidylyltransferase, chloroplastic yields MAVVQFQATMCLNRPLGCSDGRLCFARPRHFLPQRSSFPNAALQISTSRINASIAKSTVTLCSTQSQSQTPQESSIVKEKSVSVVLLAGGQGKRMGASMPKQYLPLLGQPIALYSFYTFSRMVEVKEIIVVCDPSYKDIFEDAKVNDKVELKFALPGKERQDSVYNGLQAVDSNSQLVCIHDSARPLVLSEDVKKVLKDGLLNGAAVLGVPVKATIKEANNESFVVRTLDRKTLWEMQTPQIIKPELLKKGFELVNREGLEVTDDVSIVEHLKHPVYITQGSYTNIKVTTPDDLILAERILNLHSAEKSS; encoded by the exons ATGGCGGTGGTTCAGTTTCAAGCTACTATGTGTCTGAATCGTCCCCTTGGCTGTTCTGATGGGCGTCTATGTTTTGCAAGACCTCGTCATTTCCTTCCCCAGAGGTCCTCCTTCCCAAATGCAG CGCTTCAAATTTCCACTTCAAGGATAAATGCTTCCATTGCTAAATCAACCGTTACTCTCTGCTCTACCCAATCCCAATCCCAAACTCCCCAA GAGTCGTCTATTGTTAAAGAAAAAAGTGTCTCTGTTGTCCTACTCGCTGGAGGCCAGGGGAAGAGGATGGGT GCTAGCATGCCCAAGCAGTATCTTCCACTTCTAGGTCAACCAATTGCACTCTATAG TTTCTACACTTTCTCACGCATGGTTGAAGTGAAAGAAATCATTGTCGTTTGTGATCCTTCATACAAGGACATTTTTGAAG ATGCGAAAGTGAATGACAAAGTAGAACTTAAATTTGCACTTCCTGGAAAAGAAAGACAGGATTCTGTCTACAATGGGCTGCAGG CTGTTGATTCAAACTCGCAGCTTGTTTGCATTCATGATTCTGCAAGACCTCTGGTGTTATCAGAAGATGTGAAAAAG GTCCTTAAAGATGGATTGTTGAATGGGGCTGCCGTTCTTGGTGTCCCTGTGAAGGCCACAATCAAAGAG GCAAACAATGAATCATTTGTAGTTCGAACACTGGACAGAAAAACGCTATGGGAGATGCAGACCCCTCAG ATAATCAAGCCCGAGTTACTAAAGAAAGGATTTGAGCTTGTAAATAG GGAAGGTCTTGAGGTAACAGATGATGTATCCATTGTAGAACACTTGAAACATCCTGTTTATATCACCCAAGGATCTTATACCAATATCAAG GTGACAACGCCTGACGATTTGATATTAGCTGAGAGAATATTGAATTTACACTCTGCAGAAAAGTCCTCTTAA
- the LOC140172847 gene encoding CBL-interacting serine/threonine-protein kinase 20-like isoform X1: protein MEDRGGTILMKRYEVGRMLGQGNFAKVYHARNLKTGQSVAIKVLNKDMVMKFGMAEQIKREISVMRLVRHPNIVHLYEVMASKTKICFVMEYVKGGELFDKVSLGRLKEDLARKYFQQLMDAIDLCHSRGVYHRDLKPENLLLDENGNLKVTDFGLSALTESRKSDGLLHTTCGTPAYVAPEVIRKKGYDGAKADIWSCGVILYVLLAGYLPFRDKNLIEMYRKIAKADFKCPQWFPVDAKRLLYRILDPNPITRVTIPRIMESRWFQKGYEHNALSHLPPLSPRWGGDDCSSDVEAAFAFTYSSSSSFSYSGEDDEEVVVPMKLYRFNAFDIIALSSGFDLSGLFEKDNSQKQHAMFITRMPPAVIASKLEEIGQMDNSFKVMRNNGVVRLEKRNTKGTSQLSIDTEIFQVTDSFHVVEINKVLGDSLEYTTFLEHHLKPFLDEIVLAWQGCHNHQ, encoded by the coding sequence ATGGAGGACAGAGGAGGAACCATTCTGATGAAAAGGTATGAGGTGGGGCGTATGCTTGGGCAAGGAAACTTTGCAAAAGTTTACCATGCAAGGAACCTCAAGACCGGGCAGAGTGTTGCCATCAAAGTCCTTAACAAGGATATGGTGATGAAGTTTGGCATGGCTGAGCAAATCAAGCGTGAAATCTCGGTGATGCGGCTCGTGAGGCACCCCAACATTGTGCATCTCTACGAGGTGATGGCAAGCAAGACCAAGATATGCTTTGTGATGGAATATGTCAAAGGTGGTGAGCTTTTTGACAAGGTGTCCCTAGGGAGGTTGAAAGAAGACCTGGCCAGAAAATATTTCCAGCAATTGATGGATGCCATTGATCTTTGCCACAGCAGAGGAGTGTATCACCGCGACCTCAAGCCGGAGAACCTTCTCTTGGACGAAAATGGGAACCTCAAGGTCACAGACTTCGGCTTGAGCGCCTTGACAGAGAGCAGAAAGAGTGACGGCCTTCTTCACACAACTTGTGGAACTCCGGCCTATGTGGCTCCAGAGGTGATTAGGAAGAAAGGCTACGACGGAGCCAAGGCAGATATTTGGTCTTGTGGCGTGATTCTTTATGTTCTGTTGGCTGGATATCTTCCTTTCCGGGATAAGAATCTCATTGAAATGTATAGAAAGATTGCCAAAGCAGATTTCAAGTGCCCTCAATGGTTCCCTGTTGATGCTAAAAGGCTTCTCTACAGGATTCTTGATCCTAATCCAATAACCAGAGTTACTATTCCCAGAATCATGGAGAGTAGATGGTTCCAAAAGGGGTATGAGCACAATGCATTATCCCATCTCCCACCTTTGTCCCCAAGATGGGGTGGTGATGACTGTAGCTCCGATGTTGAGGCTGCATTTGCATTTAcctactcctcctcctcctccttctcctacTCAGGAGAAGACGATGAAGAAGTAGTAGTTCCCATGAAGCTGTATCGCTTCAATGCGTTTGATATCATAGCACTTTCCTCAGGGTTTGATCTCTCTGGCTTGTTTGAGAAAGATAACAGTCAGAAACAACATGCAATGTTTATAACAAGAATGCCACCGGCAGTGATTGCATCAAAGCTGGAGGAGATAGGACAGATGGATAATAGTTTCAAGGTGATGAGGAATAATGGAGTTGTTAGGTTGGAAAAAAGAAATACAAAGGGAACCAGCCAACTCAGCATAGATACAGAAATTTTTCAAGTTACAGACTCCTTTCATGTTGTTGAGATCAACAAGGTACTTGGGGACTCATTGGAATACACCACATTCTTGGAGCACCATCTTAAGCCTTTCCTTGATGAAATTGTTTTGGCTTGGCAAGGATGTCACAACCACCAATAA